From Emcibacteraceae bacterium, the proteins below share one genomic window:
- a CDS encoding HprK-related kinase A has product MSPTSLFHKTDNLINFTDQQLDARLATHGAQLEIGPFTVNVALKFRNIRDEFIKIYRDYPFYDNPVVLDNTIRIFGRNLYRQYIKPQAFVDVGMNSDFIPLPASMGMVSLEMGLNWQVASACKQYLMFHAGVVAKDGVGLVMPAMSGSGKSTLAAGLSYRGWQLHSDEFGLLDMESGELVPYPRAVSLKNQSIAVMKDWVGQVSDNAGDYFTDEYHGTPKGTICYLRPPKASIEQMHKRTKPNVVILPIYDSSAKPAIRPITKTMAFFRMVMSSANYGDIGEDAFRAISDIINASDVCEIIYPSLDDAVSLVEEFVAKKASEIKAGGDHG; this is encoded by the coding sequence ATGTCGCCGACCAGTCTTTTTCACAAAACTGACAATCTGATAAACTTTACCGATCAGCAACTTGATGCCCGTCTTGCAACTCATGGCGCCCAACTGGAAATAGGCCCGTTTACAGTCAATGTGGCGCTTAAGTTCAGGAATATCCGTGATGAATTTATCAAAATTTACCGGGACTATCCTTTTTATGATAATCCGGTGGTTCTGGATAATACGATCAGGATATTCGGCCGCAATCTTTACCGCCAGTATATAAAGCCACAGGCCTTTGTTGATGTGGGAATGAACAGTGATTTTATTCCGCTGCCCGCCAGTATGGGAATGGTCAGCTTAGAGATGGGGCTAAACTGGCAGGTGGCATCCGCCTGCAAACAATATCTGATGTTCCATGCTGGTGTGGTGGCAAAGGATGGTGTAGGGCTTGTCATGCCGGCGATGTCAGGTAGCGGTAAAAGCACGCTGGCAGCGGGTCTCTCTTACCGGGGGTGGCAGCTTCATTCTGACGAATTTGGCCTTCTTGATATGGAAAGCGGGGAGCTGGTGCCTTATCCGCGGGCCGTGTCCCTAAAAAACCAGTCCATTGCCGTGATGAAAGACTGGGTCGGACAGGTCAGTGATAACGCGGGTGATTATTTCACGGATGAATATCACGGCACACCAAAAGGGACGATCTGTTATCTGCGCCCGCCAAAAGCATCCATTGAACAGATGCATAAAAGGACAAAACCAAATGTGGTGATCCTGCCGATTTATGATTCATCCGCCAAACCGGCAATCCGGCCGATTACCAAAACGATGGCCTTTTTCAGGATGGTAATGTCATCGGCCAATTACGGCGATATTGGCGAAGATGCGTTTCGTGCCATTTCGGATATCATCAACGCGTCTGATGTCTGTGAAATTATTTACCCGTCACTTGATGATGCGGTTTCGCTGGTGGAAGAATTTGTCGCCAAAAAGGCGAGCGAAATTAAAGCGGGTGGTGATCATGGCTAA
- a CDS encoding HPr-rel-A system PqqD family peptide chaperone — protein MSFFLWDFIKGVLIILTSANSFDRKLVFHVPDNAGLIWSEWEDASIVYDPRSGHTQVLNEFARELLALYEDGPKSLDQLLAEFSKIIDAEPDATTTQNIIETVAGFDNMGLIEPI, from the coding sequence GTGAGCTTTTTTCTTTGGGATTTTATAAAAGGGGTTTTGATTATTTTAACGTCCGCAAATTCATTTGATAGAAAACTGGTCTTTCATGTGCCGGATAATGCCGGTCTGATCTGGTCGGAATGGGAAGATGCCAGTATTGTTTATGACCCGCGCAGTGGTCATACACAGGTGCTGAATGAATTTGCCCGTGAACTTCTTGCCCTTTATGAGGATGGTCCCAAAAGCCTTGATCAGCTGCTTGCTGAATTTTCAAAAATTATTGACGCTGAACCTGATGCGACAACAACACAAAATATTATCGAAACGGTTGCCGGTTTTGATAACATGGGCCTGATAGAACCGATCTGA